One window of Desulfobacterales bacterium genomic DNA carries:
- a CDS encoding HD domain-containing phosphohydrolase, producing MPDKSRNLLYEEAATYMDEVLKALRNRKGFDLDKGFEIIRKIVNYSHPQDPVLVMALHKDDWRKYVIYHAVNVAIFAIKMADHLGFDRSKQVEIGMAGLLHDVGMAAIPENILFKQGRLNNNEVKIFRQRPNLSSKILRTLDAKYAYTAECAAQVYERTDGSGYPRGLKADEMHEYAQIIGLLDMYESLIHSRPQRGKWTPFAAVKEIINTSKNKFGKQYLKALLSIFTAFPIHSYVRLNSDAIGKVIETYPDQPLRPKIKIMYDSQKRKVLTEKIVALPEDPLLNIIDSISEKEVRQMTDS from the coding sequence ATGCCGGATAAGAGCCGCAACCTTTTGTATGAAGAAGCTGCAACCTATATGGATGAAGTCCTAAAGGCATTGCGCAACCGCAAAGGGTTTGATCTGGATAAAGGTTTTGAAATTATTAGAAAAATTGTAAACTATAGTCACCCGCAGGATCCGGTTCTGGTCATGGCACTGCATAAGGACGACTGGCGCAAGTATGTCATTTATCATGCGGTTAATGTTGCCATTTTCGCGATAAAGATGGCCGATCATCTTGGTTTTGACCGCAGCAAACAGGTGGAGATCGGCATGGCGGGTTTGCTGCATGATGTGGGGATGGCAGCCATTCCGGAAAACATTCTTTTTAAACAGGGCCGGCTCAACAATAACGAGGTCAAAATCTTCAGACAGCGTCCGAATTTAAGTTCCAAAATTTTGCGAACTCTGGACGCCAAATATGCCTACACGGCTGAATGTGCGGCTCAGGTTTATGAAAGGACGGACGGCAGTGGCTATCCGCGCGGTCTTAAGGCGGATGAAATGCATGAATATGCCCAGATTATCGGCCTTTTGGATATGTACGAGTCTTTGATTCATTCCCGACCGCAACGGGGTAAATGGACACCTTTTGCCGCCGTCAAAGAAATTATTAACACCAGTAAAAATAAATTTGGCAAACAATACTTAAAGGCGCTGTTGAGTATTTTTACCGCTTTTCCAATTCACAGCTATGTCCGTCTGAATTCGGATGCGATCGGTAAGGTCATCGAAACCTATCCGGATCAGCCTTTGAGGCCTAAAATTAAAATTATGTACGATTCTCAAAAAAGAAAAGTGTTAACAGAAAAGATTGTGGCGCTGCCCGAAGATCCGCTCTTGAATATTATTGACTCAATCAGTGAAAAGGAAGTCCGGCAAATGACAGATTCGTGA
- a CDS encoding AAA family ATPase codes for MYLEHWGLQKTPFGNVPSRDVFYRSPQHEEALRRLLYAIEHRKGVAMLTGEVGCGKTTVTKALNNHLSRDQFQFQILSNPALQPTDLIKAILLKLGDTNSDNGSKTILLDRLQKLLIQNGEQGICTVLAIDEAHVISNQATLDELRMLLNIQSEDEFLITLVLLGQPPLLKNISELQPLKERISIKFNLEPLDVENTLRYVVFRLKSAGATRGIFTREAIEKLYEYSGGIPLRVNNVCDRCLLIGLMKKAKVVDTKVVEEAIEDLNS; via the coding sequence ATGTATTTAGAGCATTGGGGTCTTCAAAAAACGCCCTTTGGCAATGTGCCATCGCGGGACGTCTTTTACCGATCCCCTCAACATGAAGAAGCGCTTCGACGGCTGCTTTACGCCATCGAGCACCGTAAAGGGGTTGCTATGCTCACCGGTGAGGTGGGCTGCGGTAAGACGACCGTCACCAAGGCACTGAACAATCACCTCAGCCGGGACCAGTTCCAGTTCCAGATACTGTCGAATCCGGCATTGCAACCAACGGATCTGATTAAGGCCATCCTGCTCAAACTTGGCGATACCAATTCCGACAATGGGTCTAAAACCATCTTGTTGGATCGTTTGCAGAAATTACTCATTCAAAATGGCGAGCAGGGGATCTGCACGGTATTGGCGATCGATGAAGCCCATGTAATATCCAATCAGGCCACTCTGGATGAACTGCGGATGTTGCTCAACATCCAGTCGGAAGATGAATTTCTGATTACCCTGGTATTGTTAGGGCAGCCGCCGCTGCTAAAGAATATTTCTGAATTACAACCGCTAAAAGAAAGAATCAGCATAAAGTTTAACCTTGAACCGTTGGATGTTGAAAACACTTTAAGATATGTCGTTTTTCGCCTGAAAAGTGCAGGGGCCACACGCGGCATTTTCACGCGCGAGGCCATCGAAAAACTGTACGAATATTCAGGCGGAATTCCATTGCGCGTCAACAATGTATGTGATCGCTGTCTGCTGATCGGATTGATGAAAAAGGCCAAGGTAGTAGACACGAAAGTGGTTGAAGAAGCTATCGAAGATCTAAATTCATAA
- a CDS encoding FG-GAP-like repeat-containing protein codes for MLMVLGCAQHKAYEAKPRSAGPPKAENFVVAGKFRAVVIEDMDNDGNLDVVGGAASPGMITISYGDGQGAVSEPQILPVHGEVRSVAVADFNGDGLNDIVFSVQKETSGIRLWMNQSDRQWQQQNGPVKINKYEIVTTADVNSDGHMDIIAANSTEDKKAGVQVWLGDGRGGWVVETGPTTLGRYIGVAVADVNKDGFPDLIGAGWGLHGSLRVWLGDGTGRWLSTEPLDDGNFYGVNVGDINSDGNQDILAATFQAGVQTFLGDGNGNFTYVVGPVKDVRRRKRSDTTPGKQKMPFPEKPSFWYVVPVDLDGDTFVDLVAGSLDSKGLIALRNKGNLGWELFKGKFPAEGNYYGLALADLNADGHAEICAANYGEGIQILPANSGPVVRTRNMEIQQLASVDRLAALAVPTENEVFKTTNGYVEYKIGPGDILEITNWEGTKATKEEIQVRPDGKISFRFVEDFPVDGLTALELDQQLTKRLKSYIRKPKIDVVIKEHISKTITLLGAIAFRNTAGTGPGEYRLTGKTTLLEMVTKAGGPTENANLSGVNIRRASGETISVNLFKAIQQGDPGKDFILDNRDVIFIPTLSKDGNRIHVFGEVMQPGTYSFNDANIRLANVIAEAGGPTVFATESNTRVIRGDITRPEVISANLDLLLEAGDQSQNVVLAPGDLVYVPRSRIGDFNRFWEQVRPIFELLQAPGKTWRVYKR; via the coding sequence ATGTTGATGGTTTTGGGCTGTGCGCAGCACAAAGCCTATGAGGCCAAACCTCGATCGGCCGGTCCGCCTAAGGCGGAGAATTTTGTCGTTGCCGGCAAATTCCGGGCGGTGGTAATCGAGGATATGGACAATGATGGAAACCTGGATGTTGTCGGTGGCGCAGCGTCGCCCGGCATGATAACCATCAGTTACGGGGATGGCCAGGGTGCGGTTTCTGAACCTCAGATCCTGCCGGTCCATGGTGAGGTGCGCTCGGTCGCCGTTGCGGATTTCAACGGCGACGGGCTCAATGACATTGTCTTTTCGGTTCAAAAAGAAACCTCCGGCATCCGTTTGTGGATGAATCAATCCGATCGGCAATGGCAGCAGCAAAACGGGCCCGTCAAAATCAACAAATATGAAATCGTAACAACGGCGGATGTCAATTCTGACGGGCACATGGATATTATTGCCGCCAATTCCACCGAGGATAAAAAAGCCGGTGTCCAGGTGTGGCTGGGAGATGGCAGGGGCGGCTGGGTGGTAGAGACAGGCCCCACAACACTCGGGCGGTACATTGGCGTTGCGGTGGCGGACGTAAATAAAGACGGCTTTCCGGATTTGATTGGCGCCGGCTGGGGTCTGCATGGCAGCTTGCGGGTCTGGCTGGGTGACGGCACCGGAAGATGGCTATCGACAGAACCCCTGGATGACGGAAATTTTTACGGCGTCAATGTCGGTGATATCAACAGCGACGGCAATCAGGATATTTTAGCCGCAACTTTTCAAGCGGGTGTTCAGACATTCCTGGGAGATGGCAATGGTAATTTTACATACGTTGTCGGACCGGTAAAAGATGTTAGAAGGCGCAAGCGATCGGACACCACCCCCGGAAAGCAAAAAATGCCGTTTCCGGAAAAGCCCAGTTTTTGGTATGTGGTACCGGTTGATCTGGATGGCGATACTTTTGTTGACCTGGTGGCGGGTTCTCTGGACTCAAAAGGGCTTATTGCCTTAAGAAATAAAGGCAACCTTGGATGGGAACTCTTCAAGGGGAAATTCCCTGCTGAAGGCAATTATTATGGCCTGGCCCTGGCTGATTTGAATGCTGATGGCCATGCGGAGATCTGTGCTGCCAATTATGGTGAAGGCATTCAGATTCTGCCTGCTAATTCGGGCCCTGTCGTTCGCACCCGTAACATGGAAATTCAACAACTGGCAAGTGTGGATCGACTGGCGGCCTTAGCAGTGCCCACCGAAAACGAAGTTTTTAAAACAACCAATGGGTACGTGGAATATAAAATCGGCCCCGGTGATATCCTTGAGATCACCAACTGGGAAGGGACAAAGGCCACAAAAGAGGAAATTCAAGTTCGCCCGGACGGCAAAATTTCCTTCCGTTTTGTTGAAGATTTTCCTGTCGATGGACTGACCGCCCTAGAGTTGGATCAACAACTGACAAAAAGGCTAAAAAGCTATATCAGAAAACCCAAAATTGATGTGGTTATCAAAGAGCATATAAGTAAAACAATAACGCTTCTCGGAGCGATTGCCTTCAGGAATACCGCTGGGACAGGTCCGGGTGAGTATCGTCTGACGGGCAAGACAACACTGCTGGAAATGGTGACAAAAGCTGGAGGACCAACTGAAAATGCGAACCTGAGCGGCGTTAATATTCGACGCGCAAGCGGTGAAACCATTTCGGTAAATCTGTTCAAGGCCATCCAGCAGGGAGACCCCGGCAAGGATTTCATACTGGACAATCGTGATGTGATTTTTATTCCGACCTTATCCAAGGATGGCAACCGCATCCACGTATTTGGTGAGGTCATGCAGCCGGGCACGTACTCATTCAATGACGCGAATATCCGGCTTGCGAATGTCATTGCCGAAGCCGGCGGACCCACGGTTTTTGCCACTGAATCCAATACCCGGGTCATTCGGGGTGACATTACCCGGCCCGAAGTCATATCAGCAAATTTAGATCTTCTGCTCGAAGCAGGAGATCAATCTCAAAATGTGGTCTTAGCCCCCGGAGATCTGGTGTATGTGCCGCGCAGCCGGATTGGCGATTTCAACCGCTTCTGGGAACAGGTCAGGCCTATCTTTGAACTCCTTCAGGCGCCGGGTAAGACCTGGAGGGTCTACAAAAGATAA